In a single window of the Nicotiana tomentosiformis chromosome 8, ASM39032v3, whole genome shotgun sequence genome:
- the LOC104102314 gene encoding uncharacterized protein: protein MMSIKLVTGGLTVNVISAYTPQTGLDEEVKRHFWEDLDEVVFGDRNIGGTSLLDFATAFELVIANSSFQNKEEHLVNFQSSVAKTQIDYLLLRKSDDGLCINCKVIPSENLMT from the exons ATGATGTCTATCAAGCTAGTCACTGGAGGGCTGACTGTCAATGTTATTAGTGCATACACACCCCAAACAGGCTTGGACGAGGAGGTCAAAAGGCACTTTTGGGAGGATTTGGATGAGGTTGT TTTTGGAGATAGAAACATTGGTGGAACTTCATTGTTGGATTTTGCTACAGCTTTTGAGTTGGTGATAGCAAACTCAAGCTTCCAGAATAAGGAGGAGCATTTGGTCAACTTTCAGAGTTCGGTGGCCAAGACACAAATTGATTACCTACTCCTCAGGAAGAGTGATGATGGTCTATGCATTAATTGCAAGGTTatcccgagtgagaacctcaTGACCTAG
- the LOC104102306 gene encoding uncharacterized protein, with protein sequence MLIALSAKNKVGFIDGFIAQPKISCDSFKAWNRCNDMKISWLLNSFSKEIAESILYTKTARDIWTELEERFGQSNGPQLYHLQKEINELSQGNLDIVGYYIKLKRFWDELDSLDVVQHCTCDCICGGKVNTHKSHQDVRLIQFLMGLNEAYSGPRSSLLMLSPLP encoded by the coding sequence ATGCTTATCGCTTTGTCAGCCAAGAACAAAGTGGGGTTTATTGATGGATTCATTGCTCAACCCAAGATCTCTTGTGATTCTTTCAAAGCTTGGAATCGGTGCAATGATATGAAAATATCATGGTTGTTGAACTCCTTCTCCAAGGAGATAGCTGAGAGTATCCTCTATACTAAGACTGCTAGGGATATCTGGACTGAGCTTGAAGAGAGGTTTGGACAGAGTAATGGGCCACAGCTCTATCACTTGCAGAAGGAAATCAATGAGTTATCTCAAGGCAATTTGGATATCGTTGGTTACTACATAAAGCTCAaaaggttttgggatgagttAGATAGCCTTGATGTTGTTCAACATTGTACCTGTGATTGTATTTGTGGAGGGAAAGTAAATACCCACAAGTCTCATCAGGATGTAAGGCTCATTCAGTTCCTTATGGGACTGAATGAAGCCTACTCTGGTCCTAGGAGCAGCCTGCTCATGCTCTCTCCCTTACCTTAA
- the LOC104102285 gene encoding uncharacterized protein — translation MVLWEITLATAYFLGLKRTYKLFLRIQRKLITPNNPRLRAFAQRRTRAAFDVALTIHRKIQERDIEAGRNLGNWILRWLDKMKPSANIRGNPSDSNAITSASKQLRKSSHSPKPEGFQKYGAGQDKGSSSRHMFTSARNTWQKAYPTISMMIKPRSPAGTSIQYRQFNTVLPASFKAMNHVKNGFEGVIRPDILQWIQRS, via the exons atggTGCTATGGGAGATCACATTGGCAACGGCGTATTTCTTGGGTCTGAAACGAACTTACAAGCTCTTCTTGAGGATTCAGCGTAAGCTTATTACTCCCAATAACCCCAGGCTTCGTGCTTTCGCTCAAAG gCGAACACGAGCTGCCTTTGACGTGGCACTGACCATTCATCGCAAGATACAGGAAAGAGATATTGAAGCTGGTAGGAATCTTGGGAATTGGATCCTTCGATGGCTTGACAAAATGAAGCCATCAGCTAATATTCGAGGAAATCCCTCAGATAGCAATGCAATTACGAGCGCAAGTAAGCAGCTTAGGAAATCATCTCACTCGCCAAAGCCGGAGGGATTCCAGAAATATGGTGCTGGCCAGGATAAGGGATCCAGCAGCAGGCATATGTTTACCTCAGCGAGGAACACATGGCAAAAAGCCTATCCAACCATTTCTATGATGATCAAACCAAGAAGCCCTGCTGGAACAAGCATCCAGTACAGGCAGTTCAACACTGTCTTGCCGGCTAGTTTCAAAGCCATGAATCATGTGAAAAATGGTTTTGAGGGAGTGATCCGACCGGATATATTGCAGTGGATTCAACGAAGCTAA
- the LOC104102269 gene encoding probable calcium-binding protein CML18 gives MSNKGPVKLDDEQLAELREIFRSFDRNDDGSLTQLELGALLRSLGLKPSADQLDTLIQKADKNDNGLIEFSEFVSLVAPELLPAKSPYTEEQLKQLFKMFDRDGNGYITAAELAHSMAKLGHALTAEELTGMIREADTDGDGRISFQEFTQAITSAAFDNSWA, from the coding sequence ATGAGCAATAAAGGACCTGTGAAGTTAGATGATGAGCAGTTGGCTGAACTGCGAGAAATATTTCGGTCATTCGACAGAAACGATGATGGGAGTCTGACCCAACTCGAGCTTGGCGCGCTATTGAGGTCACTTGGTTTAAAGCCAAGTGCTGATCAGCTCGACACATTGATCCAAAAGGCCGATAAAAATGACAATGGCCTTATTGAATTCTCAGAGTTTGTTTCACTTGTTGCACCGGAGCTTCTTCCTGCAAAGTCCCCTTACACGGAGGAGCAGTTGAAACAGCTTTTTAAGATGTTTGATAGGGATGGAAATGGGTATATAACGGCCGCTGAGTTGGCTCATTCCATGGCTAAGCTTGGACATGCTTTGACCGCAGAAGAGCTTACTGGTATGATCAGAGAAGCTGATACGGATGGGGATGGCAGGATCAGTTTTCAGGAATTCACTCAGGCGATTACTTCGGCTGCTTTTGATAACTCATGGGCTTGA